One window of Pirellulales bacterium genomic DNA carries:
- a CDS encoding sigma-54-dependent Fis family transcriptional regulator: MVATAYLSPLDFLSPAERLDNVGGYLSEVLTALLQRLSADFAAIATADQRQRAVALVGVPRAWPLELLAECLDREAPQMHGNWLAAPLAPRDPTGEILVLHRTAGWNGGRAVEIESLTEMAIALRSGIEIVRNRQRLMWRVERAETILSIVQHWARTQEMEKLLAQMAEASTRLLNADRASIFLWDKTARVLVGRPALGVVGGELRVPDDAGVVGEVLRTGQSQRVTQREYLDPINRHIDVQLRYQTRNLLAVPLRSSQREFLGVFEVLNKHAGEFTADDEAALVELANHAAVALEDTQDWQRLLQSHRQIVDQAADHARLIGKSPAIEALRSTVRRVADTELAVLVLGENGAGKEVVSQLIHYLSRRRERPFVAVNCAAIAETLLESELFGHEKGAFTDAREARAGKFELAAGGTLFLDEIGDLSPGGQAKLLRVLEEKIVVRVGGSRPIPVDVRVLAATNQNLAELVRGKKFREDLYFRLNVVVLDLPPLRDRGDDVLLLADHFLAEFSRRAGRKPPRLTLEAKKRLMQHHWPGNVRELRNLMERLAYLTVEEKIEPAELAFILSPSQESVNLLVVDRPLADATDRFQIEYIRKAIDRSRGNMTDAADLLGLHRSNLYRKMKQLEMEE, encoded by the coding sequence ATGGTCGCAACAGCATATTTGAGCCCGCTCGATTTTCTTTCTCCGGCCGAGCGGTTGGACAATGTCGGCGGCTATCTTTCGGAGGTGTTGACCGCCTTATTACAACGGTTGTCGGCCGATTTCGCCGCCATTGCAACGGCTGACCAACGACAGCGAGCGGTGGCACTGGTGGGTGTTCCGCGCGCTTGGCCGCTGGAATTGTTGGCTGAGTGCTTGGATCGAGAAGCACCGCAAATGCACGGCAACTGGCTGGCGGCACCACTTGCGCCGCGCGACCCAACCGGAGAGATTTTGGTTTTGCACCGAACCGCCGGATGGAATGGCGGGCGAGCAGTTGAAATTGAATCGCTGACTGAAATGGCGATCGCGCTTCGGTCAGGTATCGAAATCGTCCGTAATCGCCAGCGGCTCATGTGGCGAGTGGAGCGAGCAGAGACGATACTGTCGATTGTGCAACACTGGGCTCGTACCCAGGAAATGGAAAAACTGCTTGCGCAGATGGCCGAAGCATCGACGCGGCTGTTGAACGCCGACCGAGCCAGCATTTTTTTGTGGGACAAGACGGCGCGCGTCTTGGTCGGCCGACCGGCACTCGGCGTGGTTGGTGGAGAGTTGCGAGTGCCGGACGATGCCGGAGTGGTCGGTGAGGTGCTGCGAACCGGCCAATCGCAGCGCGTGACGCAGCGAGAATATCTCGATCCAATAAATCGCCACATCGATGTACAACTTCGCTACCAGACGCGCAATCTATTGGCTGTTCCGCTGAGGTCGAGTCAGCGCGAATTTCTGGGCGTATTTGAAGTGCTGAATAAGCATGCCGGCGAATTTACCGCCGATGACGAAGCGGCACTGGTCGAACTGGCCAATCATGCGGCTGTCGCACTTGAAGACACGCAAGATTGGCAGCGGTTGCTGCAATCGCACCGGCAGATTGTCGATCAAGCGGCCGACCATGCGCGACTGATTGGCAAGAGCCCAGCGATCGAAGCGCTCCGATCGACCGTTCGCCGCGTGGCCGACACGGAACTGGCAGTACTCGTGCTGGGCGAAAACGGGGCAGGTAAGGAAGTGGTCAGTCAGTTGATTCATTATCTGAGCCGCCGGCGCGAACGGCCGTTTGTGGCGGTCAATTGTGCGGCGATTGCCGAGACGCTGTTGGAAAGCGAGCTATTCGGTCACGAAAAGGGCGCGTTTACCGATGCCCGCGAGGCTCGCGCGGGCAAATTCGAGTTGGCTGCTGGCGGCACATTGTTTCTGGACGAAATCGGCGACCTAAGCCCCGGTGGGCAGGCCAAGTTGTTGCGGGTGCTCGAAGAAAAGATCGTCGTGCGAGTCGGCGGTTCACGGCCGATTCCGGTCGATGTCCGCGTACTGGCGGCGACGAACCAGAATCTTGCCGAATTAGTGCGCGGCAAGAAATTCCGCGAAGATCTGTATTTTCGGTTGAACGTCGTCGTACTCGATTTGCCGCCGCTGCGCGATCGCGGTGACGACGTGCTACTCTTGGCGGACCATTTTCTGGCGGAATTCTCGCGACGCGCCGGCCGCAAGCCGCCGAGGCTTACGTTGGAAGCAAAAAAGCGGCTCATGCAACATCATTGGCCGGGGAATGTGCGCGAATTGAGAAATCTCATGGAGCGCTTGGCGTATTTGACGGTCGAGGAGAAAATCGAGCCTGCGGAATTGGCATTCATCTTGTCGCCGAGCCAAGAAAGCGTCAACCTGCTGGTGGTCGATCGGCCGTTGGCTGACGCGACCGATCGCTTTCAAATTGAGTACATTCGTAAGGCGATCGATCGCAGCCGCGGCAACATGACCGACGCGGCCGATTTGCTGGGCCTGCATCGATCGAATTTGTATCGAAAAATGAAGCAACTTGAAATGGAGGAATAA
- a CDS encoding class I SAM-dependent methyltransferase: MPREQQWETYFDPAAILRTLGLSATCRDVVEFGCGYGTFTIPAARIVSGTVYALDIDGEMVDRTAERCQESELTNVRAIRCDFLQNPLPTTSADYAMLFNILHAEQPEQLLECARCALGPGGRLGIMHWRYDSTTPRGPSMAIRPKPEQCQHWAASVGFVAASEIVELPPYHYGFVVHKSLTE, from the coding sequence ATGCCCCGCGAGCAGCAGTGGGAAACCTACTTCGACCCGGCGGCGATCCTGCGCACGTTAGGCCTGTCGGCCACGTGCCGCGACGTCGTGGAATTTGGATGTGGTTATGGCACTTTCACGATTCCGGCGGCAAGAATTGTCTCCGGCACGGTTTACGCCCTCGACATCGACGGCGAAATGGTCGATCGAACAGCAGAGCGATGCCAAGAATCGGAGCTAACCAACGTCCGTGCGATTCGGTGCGATTTCTTACAAAATCCACTGCCGACGACCTCGGCGGACTATGCAATGTTGTTCAATATTCTCCATGCGGAGCAGCCAGAGCAACTCTTGGAGTGTGCCCGTTGCGCACTCGGACCGGGTGGACGATTGGGGATCATGCACTGGCGATACGACTCCACTACACCGCGCGGGCCAAGCATGGCGATTCGTCCGAAGCCGGAGCAATGCCAGCACTGGGCCGCTTCCGTCGGCTTTGTGGCCGCCAGTGAAATCGTCGAACTGCCCCCATACCACTACGGATTTGTCGTTCATAAATCGCTCACTGAATAA
- a CDS encoding ParA family protein: MRSIAILNQKGGVGKTTTAVNLSAALAAAGQRVGLIDLDPQAHATLHCGVTPGQDGRSIYEVLLGDALLGDAWRGVDGNLWLVGSHIDLAAAEVELAGVVGREVVLRDKLEESLNHEQGTNGPAELDFLLMDCPPSLGVLTLNALAAVNEVLLPLQPHFLALHGLSKLLQTIELVSRRLNSRLKLAGVVLCMYESATRLAGEVTENVVEFFAAQRGKPSPWSEAQIFQSRIRRNIRLAEAPSFGQSIFQYAADSNGAEDYRRLADELLQMPAELSLARSA, translated from the coding sequence ATGCGATCGATTGCCATCTTGAATCAAAAAGGGGGTGTTGGCAAAACCACGACCGCCGTTAATTTGAGCGCGGCACTGGCGGCCGCCGGCCAACGCGTGGGACTGATCGATCTCGACCCTCAAGCACATGCCACGTTGCATTGCGGTGTGACGCCCGGTCAAGATGGACGTTCAATTTATGAGGTGTTGCTGGGCGATGCTCTACTCGGCGACGCTTGGCGAGGGGTTGATGGAAATCTTTGGCTCGTCGGTTCGCATATCGACTTGGCTGCGGCCGAAGTGGAATTGGCCGGTGTCGTCGGGCGAGAAGTCGTGCTGCGAGATAAGCTGGAGGAATCGCTGAACCATGAGCAAGGCACTAACGGGCCGGCAGAACTCGACTTCTTGCTCATGGATTGCCCGCCGTCGCTGGGTGTTCTGACCCTCAACGCACTGGCTGCCGTCAATGAAGTGTTACTTCCGCTACAACCGCACTTTTTGGCATTGCACGGCTTGAGCAAGCTGTTGCAGACCATCGAACTTGTCTCGCGGCGACTCAATTCCAGGCTGAAATTGGCCGGCGTCGTCCTGTGCATGTATGAATCGGCGACCCGGCTAGCCGGTGAAGTGACCGAAAACGTGGTGGAGTTTTTCGCTGCCCAGCGTGGCAAGCCATCGCCGTGGTCCGAGGCGCAAATTTTCCAATCTCGCATTCGCCGCAATATTCGCCTGGCCGAGGCTCCCAGCTTTGGCCAATCGATCTTTCAATACGCGGCCGACTCGAACGGCGCTGAAGACTATCGTCGGCTGGCCGACGAACTGTTGCAGATGCCCGCGGAGCTTTCGCTGGCGCGTTCGGCTTGA
- a CDS encoding (deoxy)nucleoside triphosphate pyrophosphohydrolase, with product MHAIVAIAVVRHQDRFLVGIRPFGTALAGFAEFPGGKAHPGESPAAAAVRECREESGLTVEAVDELLCTAHQYDHGLLEIHFFECRPTHPTQRPKSPFHWAERKELAQLNFPPANAPLTALLLAN from the coding sequence ATGCACGCCATCGTTGCCATTGCAGTCGTGAGGCACCAAGATCGTTTTCTGGTCGGCATTCGCCCCTTTGGCACAGCGCTGGCCGGATTCGCTGAATTCCCCGGCGGCAAGGCACATCCAGGCGAATCCCCTGCGGCGGCGGCCGTACGCGAATGCCGCGAAGAAAGCGGCCTGACCGTCGAAGCCGTCGACGAACTGCTTTGCACGGCGCATCAATACGATCACGGCCTTCTTGAAATCCACTTCTTCGAGTGCCGGCCGACCCATCCGACACAACGCCCAAAGTCGCCCTTTCATTGGGCCGAACGCAAAGAGTTGGCTCAATTAAACTTTCCCCCCGCCAACGCTCCACTTACCGCGCTGCTGTTGGCAAATTAG
- a CDS encoding 3-dehydroquinate synthase, translated as MISVPVKLGERSYEICIGTGCLSLAGTIASERGIFSRAVIVADQCVEHLHAPWVEKSLTAAGAIVETIVVKSGEQSKCIAQADRLWNKLLEFGADRKTRLVAVGGGVVGDLAGFVAASYGRGIPFMQIPTTLLAQVDSSVGGKVGVNLPGAKNMVGAFWQPTAVLIDTDTLNSLPDREYRSGLAEVVKYGMILDADFFSLLERESSSLLAKQPEVLRQVIARCCQLKAQVVEADERETSGYRAILNYGHTFGHALEAVTKYNQFLHGECVAIGMMCAARLAQRLGRIDAAMLQRQRLLLENLGLPVELPAVSHQQLVAAMFHDKKTEHGRLRFILPVKIGQVELLDGVATDDVLAVLSV; from the coding sequence ATGATTTCCGTTCCGGTCAAATTAGGCGAGCGCAGCTACGAAATCTGTATCGGCACTGGCTGCTTGTCGCTAGCCGGAACGATTGCCAGCGAACGCGGAATATTCAGTCGCGCGGTTATCGTCGCGGACCAGTGCGTCGAGCATCTCCACGCTCCATGGGTCGAAAAAAGTCTGACCGCGGCCGGCGCGATAGTCGAAACGATTGTCGTCAAATCGGGCGAGCAATCGAAATGCATCGCCCAGGCGGATCGGCTGTGGAACAAACTGCTGGAATTCGGCGCCGACCGAAAAACACGGCTGGTTGCCGTCGGCGGAGGAGTCGTCGGCGATTTGGCCGGATTCGTCGCCGCCAGCTATGGTCGCGGCATTCCGTTCATGCAGATTCCGACCACGCTGCTGGCGCAGGTCGATAGCTCAGTCGGCGGCAAAGTCGGGGTGAACTTGCCCGGCGCGAAAAACATGGTCGGCGCATTCTGGCAGCCGACGGCGGTGCTCATCGATACCGACACCTTGAATTCGCTCCCTGACCGGGAGTATCGCTCGGGCCTGGCGGAAGTTGTCAAGTATGGAATGATCCTCGATGCCGATTTCTTCTCGTTGCTTGAGCGCGAATCGTCGTCACTACTCGCCAAGCAACCCGAGGTGCTGCGGCAAGTCATCGCTCGCTGCTGCCAACTCAAAGCGCAGGTCGTCGAAGCCGACGAACGAGAAACATCGGGTTATCGAGCGATTTTGAACTACGGTCATACCTTCGGACATGCCCTGGAGGCAGTTACCAAATATAACCAGTTTTTGCACGGTGAATGCGTCGCCATCGGCATGATGTGTGCCGCCCGGCTTGCGCAGCGACTCGGCCGAATCGATGCCGCAATGCTCCAGCGCCAGCGATTGCTGCTCGAAAATCTGGGACTGCCGGTCGAATTGCCCGCCGTCAGCCACCAGCAGCTTGTCGCCGCGATGTTCCACGACAAGAAAACGGAGCACGGCCGGCTGCGATTCATTCTTCCTGTCAAAATAGGTCAGGTGGAGCTTCTCGACGGAGTTGCTACGGACGATGTCCTGGCCGTCCTTTCGGTGTGA
- a CDS encoding BBP7 family outer membrane beta-barrel protein, producing the protein MKCSLSALAIALLASGIGSTSALGQAVRGPVAFGGASATLTPTTSYYSARYAPPPIPGDAAPQPPTVVTPKSDAPESVAAPEPQKSYFGDIGHGLAGSGAVDPCNLDCGCCDNVCPRWSVWANGLWMGRNMPNNFWTTYESGNNSNQLLYFPGADWGGGFEVGGNYWFGCPTGCNTCGGLNPYCNCCYQNGIQVLYWGIWGMNGNSSIYDPNNNLSTPIDLGFVDFNNNPGILPQQFFDNSRSHRVTRDDQIHNIEINLLAIPCCTGCQNLHLMWLAGVRYFRFTDALQFGALAGTSPTNAQFGDNPADEAFLNADVQNNLVGFQIGTRADYCIHNRWTIFATPKVGIYGNHVTGQNSLYTGDGLYGTFQDSGNALNFTNSANTFSMLASIDVGFTYAFTPNWLFTAGYRVVAASQVALADNQIPHYLADEAQWRSINTNGDLILHGGFAGLEYRF; encoded by the coding sequence ATGAAGTGTTCTCTCAGTGCGCTCGCGATTGCGCTGCTAGCCAGCGGGATCGGAAGCACGTCGGCGCTGGGGCAAGCGGTTCGCGGCCCCGTCGCATTCGGTGGCGCCTCGGCGACCCTCACGCCTACCACCTCGTACTACAGCGCTCGATACGCGCCGCCTCCCATTCCCGGCGATGCTGCGCCTCAACCGCCGACCGTGGTCACACCCAAGTCGGATGCTCCCGAAAGTGTCGCCGCGCCGGAACCGCAAAAAAGCTACTTCGGCGACATCGGCCATGGCCTGGCCGGTTCGGGCGCAGTCGATCCTTGCAACCTCGATTGCGGCTGCTGCGACAACGTTTGCCCGCGCTGGTCGGTTTGGGCCAACGGCTTGTGGATGGGTCGCAACATGCCCAACAATTTCTGGACGACCTATGAATCGGGCAACAACTCGAATCAATTGCTCTATTTTCCCGGCGCCGATTGGGGCGGCGGATTTGAAGTGGGTGGAAACTATTGGTTCGGCTGCCCGACTGGCTGCAACACCTGCGGCGGCCTCAACCCCTACTGCAACTGCTGCTACCAAAACGGCATTCAAGTGTTGTATTGGGGCATTTGGGGCATGAATGGCAATTCGAGCATCTACGACCCCAATAACAATCTCAGCACTCCGATCGACTTGGGCTTTGTGGATTTCAACAACAATCCAGGTATCCTTCCGCAGCAGTTCTTCGACAATTCGCGTTCGCATCGAGTCACACGCGACGATCAGATTCACAATATCGAAATCAACTTGCTGGCGATTCCCTGCTGCACCGGCTGCCAGAATTTGCATCTGATGTGGCTGGCAGGCGTACGCTACTTCCGCTTCACCGATGCGTTGCAGTTTGGCGCTTTGGCGGGCACATCGCCAACCAATGCCCAATTTGGCGATAATCCGGCGGATGAAGCGTTCCTCAATGCAGACGTGCAGAACAACTTGGTCGGCTTTCAGATTGGAACTCGTGCCGACTACTGCATCCACAACCGCTGGACGATCTTCGCCACGCCGAAAGTCGGCATTTACGGCAACCACGTAACCGGGCAGAACTCGCTGTATACCGGCGATGGCCTGTACGGCACGTTTCAAGATAGCGGCAATGCGCTCAACTTTACGAACTCGGCCAACACGTTCAGCATGCTGGCTTCGATCGATGTTGGTTTCACGTATGCCTTCACTCCGAACTGGCTTTTCACGGCCGGTTACCGCGTAGTGGCGGCCAGCCAAGTGGCGCTGGCCGATAATCAGATTCCGCACTACTTGGCCGACGAAGCCCAATGGCGATCGATCAATACCAATGGCGATCTGATTCTTCACGGCGGATTTGCCGGACTGGAGTACCGATTCTAA
- a CDS encoding enoyl-ACP reductase, which produces MGLFDGKKGVIFGVANENSIAWAIASRIMAEGGLCGFSHLPDRADDERQRNRRRVSQLTDSQPNATFLLPVDVSKDDDIQKFVDCAGAEFGKIDFLLHSVAFALTDDLAKPTIQTSREGFKLAMDISAYSLLAMCRIAEPIMNKGGSILAMTYFGGEKVVPRYNVMGICKAALDACVKYASFDLGLAGVRVNAISAGPLRTLAARAVGSDGMEELYREMAPMGENITHDDVANSGAFLLSSQSSGITGEILHVDNGYNIMGTPGRLLDRLKK; this is translated from the coding sequence ATGGGTTTGTTCGACGGTAAAAAAGGGGTCATTTTCGGTGTCGCCAACGAGAATTCGATTGCCTGGGCAATCGCGAGTCGAATCATGGCCGAGGGGGGCTTGTGCGGCTTTTCGCACCTGCCAGATCGGGCCGACGACGAGCGGCAGCGTAACCGCCGCCGGGTTTCGCAGCTCACCGATAGCCAGCCAAACGCCACGTTTTTGCTACCGGTCGATGTGAGCAAGGACGACGACATCCAGAAGTTCGTCGACTGTGCCGGCGCGGAATTCGGCAAGATCGATTTTCTGCTTCATTCGGTCGCGTTCGCCCTCACCGACGACTTGGCCAAGCCCACCATCCAAACCAGCCGCGAGGGCTTCAAATTGGCGATGGACATCAGCGCTTACAGTTTGTTGGCAATGTGCCGAATTGCCGAGCCGATCATGAACAAAGGGGGTTCGATTTTGGCCATGACCTACTTCGGCGGTGAGAAAGTCGTGCCGCGATATAATGTGATGGGCATTTGCAAAGCTGCTCTCGACGCCTGCGTGAAATACGCTTCGTTCGATCTCGGACTGGCTGGCGTGCGCGTCAACGCAATCAGCGCCGGCCCGCTGCGAACGCTAGCGGCCCGCGCCGTCGGCAGCGACGGCATGGAAGAGTTATACCGCGAAATGGCGCCGATGGGAGAAAACATCACGCACGACGACGTAGCCAACAGCGGCGCATTTTTGCTGTCGTCGCAGTCCAGCGGCATCACCGGAGAAATCCTGCACGTCGACAACGGCTACAACATTATGGGTACGCCCGGCCGGTTGCTCGATCGGCTGAAGAAATAA
- a CDS encoding histidine triad nucleotide-binding protein → MATEKTIFKRIIDREIPANIVFEDDRCLAFYDVNPQAPTHVLVIPKKEIVNADALADEDAALVGHLWLVIRNLARQLGLNDGYRVVVNCGPHGGQSVDHLHFHMLGGRHMQWPPG, encoded by the coding sequence ATGGCGACGGAGAAAACCATTTTTAAGCGAATCATCGACCGCGAGATTCCCGCCAACATCGTGTTCGAAGACGACCGCTGTCTGGCGTTTTACGATGTCAACCCGCAGGCGCCGACGCACGTGTTGGTGATCCCCAAGAAAGAGATTGTCAACGCCGATGCATTGGCCGACGAGGATGCTGCGCTCGTTGGCCACCTGTGGCTGGTGATTCGCAACCTGGCGCGGCAACTGGGACTGAACGACGGCTATCGCGTGGTGGTCAACTGCGGGCCGCACGGCGGGCAGAGCGTGGACCACTTGCATTTCCACATGCTGGGCGGGCGGCACATGCAGTGGCCGCCGGGATAG
- a CDS encoding ATP-binding cassette domain-containing protein, with amino-acid sequence HDFILALSDGYDSLVGERGQSLSGGERQRISIARALLIDPRILILDEATSAVDTETEREIQIALDNLIQGRTTIAIAHRLSTLRKANRLVVLQRGQIVEIGNHSELLEANGAYSRLHKAQMELAQGIGI; translated from the coding sequence ACATGACTTCATCCTGGCATTGTCCGACGGGTACGATTCGCTCGTCGGCGAACGAGGCCAATCGCTCTCTGGCGGCGAGCGCCAGCGGATTTCCATCGCCCGCGCGCTGTTGATCGATCCGCGGATCTTGATCCTCGACGAAGCGACCTCGGCGGTCGATACCGAAACGGAGCGCGAGATTCAGATTGCGCTCGACAACCTCATCCAAGGCCGCACGACCATTGCCATCGCCCATCGGCTGAGCACACTGCGAAAGGCGAACCGGCTCGTAGTTTTGCAGCGCGGCCAGATCGTTGAAATCGGCAACCACTCCGAGCTGTTGGAAGCCAACGGAGCCTACTCGCGCCTGCACAAGGCGCAAATGGAACTGGCGCAGGGCATTGGAATTTGA
- the dprA gene encoding DNA-protecting protein DprA, with amino-acid sequence MPTQTQVVADSASRAEFLRLSMIAGVGPLTRRRLLERFGNPEAVFAAAPCELQLVSGVGPKLCRSIADAKNQIDVEAELENCRRDEIEILIETDQGFPRSLLELPDPPGVLFVRGKLQPSDALAIAIVGSRHATNYGLQQAERLAGNLVRAGYTVVSGLARGIDAAAHRGALAAGGRTIAVLASGVLNIYPPEHVQLAAEIAATGAVISEAPPRVAPLGGMFPQRNRIISGMSLGVLVVEASNRSGALITARHAMEQGRDVFAVPGLVTSRMSNGCHRLIRDGAKLVETVEDILEELGPLPQATAARDDGRTIHHPAELLLNELEQQVLAAIPSEATSIDNIIAASELPPPQVLATVSVLEMRRLIRRLSGNAVMRL; translated from the coding sequence ATGCCGACACAAACGCAAGTTGTTGCCGATTCAGCTTCTCGAGCGGAGTTCTTACGGCTGTCGATGATCGCAGGTGTCGGCCCTTTGACCCGCCGCCGACTGTTGGAACGCTTTGGAAATCCGGAAGCAGTGTTTGCCGCCGCTCCCTGCGAATTGCAACTCGTTTCCGGCGTTGGTCCGAAGCTATGCCGCTCGATCGCCGATGCGAAGAATCAAATCGATGTCGAAGCGGAATTGGAAAATTGCCGTCGCGACGAAATCGAGATTCTGATCGAAACCGATCAAGGCTTTCCACGCTCGCTGCTCGAATTGCCCGACCCGCCGGGGGTGCTCTTCGTCCGCGGCAAACTGCAGCCGAGCGATGCCTTGGCCATTGCCATCGTCGGTTCGCGCCATGCAACCAATTATGGATTGCAGCAAGCCGAGCGGCTGGCGGGCAACCTGGTCCGCGCGGGCTATACCGTGGTCAGTGGCCTGGCTCGCGGCATTGACGCCGCCGCTCATCGCGGGGCGCTGGCGGCTGGCGGCCGCACGATCGCTGTTTTGGCCAGCGGAGTGCTGAACATCTATCCGCCCGAGCACGTGCAACTGGCCGCGGAGATTGCCGCAACTGGCGCGGTGATCAGCGAAGCGCCGCCGCGCGTAGCGCCGCTGGGAGGTATGTTTCCGCAGCGCAACCGGATCATCAGCGGCATGTCGCTCGGCGTGCTCGTCGTGGAAGCATCGAACCGATCGGGCGCGCTAATCACGGCCCGCCACGCGATGGAACAAGGTCGCGACGTTTTTGCCGTGCCTGGATTGGTAACGAGCCGCATGTCGAATGGCTGCCATCGGCTGATTCGCGACGGAGCAAAACTGGTTGAAACCGTGGAAGACATTTTGGAGGAACTCGGGCCGCTTCCGCAGGCGACCGCCGCGCGCGACGATGGTCGCACCATTCACCACCCCGCCGAATTGTTGCTCAACGAATTAGAGCAACAAGTTCTGGCCGCAATTCCGAGCGAGGCCACGTCGATCGACAACATCATCGCGGCGAGCGAATTGCCCCCTCCGCAAGTGCTGGCGACCGTCAGCGTGTTGGAAATGCGCCGGTTGATCCGCAGGCTCAGCGGAAACGCGGTGATGCGGCTGTGA